Within the Acyrthosiphon pisum isolate AL4f unplaced genomic scaffold, pea_aphid_22Mar2018_4r6ur Scaffold_11525;HRSCAF=12145, whole genome shotgun sequence genome, the region atataaaaatataacaataataataataataataataataatacacgacaCACACACTATGtcggaacaataataatataagttaagcgCACAGTGTAcggactgtaaaatataatatcactttcATGACGATTTGCGCctacaatgacaataatataatacttggcAATTCGTGCCTACTGAACAATAAAACAAACTGTCGCGATTAgcgtacacaataaaataatatgcaaaactgTGGCGATTTGCGCccgcaataacaataatataatattggcaatTCGTGCCTACAAAAATAAgggctatataatatttcaaaacgaaACGGCGATTTGCGCACGTAATAATAATGCGTGTTTCGATTACACTCCGAGAAACAGGACTGAAGATTCCGGCGGCCGTGCTAACTCTTGACGTCGACGGCCGACCGCtcattatctacatattatataattcacagctgacacaattttaacataaataaacaataatataaataacaatgatatatgtgtgcgtgtgtgtgtgtgtgtgtgtgtcgttcGGTGATGTGCGCCTACGGCTTATCTACCGTCGTGGCGGCGACAGAGTACAATCCGCTCTTATGACAAATTTGTGCGTATCCGATGGCATTCGTTCCAATGCTGTTTTGAACATATTAACCACAGCATTATTAGCGTGAAAAAATGCTTGCAACTGTTCAATAATTCGTCTCTTTAACTGTTGTGCTCCCTGTATATTGCACCGCACGTTCAGCTGATCCAC harbors:
- the LOC107885747 gene encoding uncharacterized protein LOC107885747 — translated: MTSFGANIIREGGFMPTCKIQGQIYHLHGSMVPTTPDEPHQFLQIYFISSMVDQLNVRCNIQGAQQLKRRIIEQLQAFFHANNAVVNMFKTALERMPSDTHKFVIRADCTLSPPRR